One genomic window of Camelina sativa cultivar DH55 chromosome 5, Cs, whole genome shotgun sequence includes the following:
- the LOC104785609 gene encoding peptidyl-prolyl cis-trans isomerase CYP22, with protein sequence MNSGGGIVAAPTTTAAPSSGGGNVEWHVRPQNPKNPVVFFDVSIGGIPAGRIKMELFADIAPRAAENFRQFCTGEHRKAGKPLGYKECQFHRVIKDFMIQSGDFLKNDGSGCVSIYGHKFDDENFTAKHTGPGLLSMANSGPNTNGCQFFITCAKCDWLDNKHVVFGRVLGDGLLVMRKIENVAIGPNNRPKLAVLITECGEM encoded by the exons ATGAATTCGGGAGGAGGAATCGTAGCTGCACCAACTACAACAGCAGCTCCTTCAAGCGGTGGTGGAAACGTTGAGTGGCATGTAAGACCACAGAACCCTAAAAACCCAGTCGTCTTCTTCGATGTCTCTATTGGTGGCATCCCCGCCGGTCGTATCAAGATGGAGCTTTTCGCCGATATTGCTCCTAGAGCCGCTGAGAACTTCAGGCAGTTCTGTACTGGTGAACACAG AAAGGCTGGAAAGCCTCTTGGTTACAAAGAGTGTCAGTTTCACAGGGTCATCAAGGATTTTATGATTCAAAGTGGTGATTTTCTTAAG AATGATGGTAGTGGATGTGTGTCAATTTATGGCCACAAGTTCGATGATGAAAATTTTACTGCCAAACATACTGGCCCAGGACTGCTCTCCATG GCAAACAGTGGACCGAACACAAATGGGTGCCAG TTCTTCATTACCTGTGCAAAATGCGACTGGCTTGACAATAAGCATGTTGTCTTTGGG AGAGTTCTTGGGGATGGTTTATTGGTGATGCGGAAGATTGAGAACGTGGCTATCGGACCCAATAACCGGCCTAAGCTTGCGGTTTTAATTACTGAGTGTGGGGAGATGTGA
- the LOC104785612 gene encoding haloacid dehalogenase-like hydrolase domain-containing protein Sgpp, with translation MNGSSDLNPTESKPSLSHLAPLEAILFDVDGTLCDSDPIHLIAFQELLQEIGFNNGVPIDEKFFVANIAGKHNSEIAQLLFPDDVPKGIQFCDEKEALYRKLVSEKIKPLDGLIKLTKWIEDRGLKRAAVTNAPKENAELMISKLGLTDFFQAVILGSECEYPKPHPGPYLKALEILNVSKDHTLVFEDSISGIKAGVAAGMPVIGLTTGNPASILVQAKPAFLIENYADPKLLAVLEELDNNKGTSQKS, from the exons ATGAATGGCTCCTCTGATCTTAATCCTACTGAGAG CAAACCTTCTCTGTCACATCTTGCTCCATTAGAAGCCATTCTGTTTGATGTTGATGgaacactttgtgattcagatCCCATTCACCTTATTGCCTTTCAAGAACTGCTTCAAGAG ATTGGTTTCAACAATGGTGTCCCAATCGACGAGAAGTTCTTTGTTGCTAACATTGCTGGAAAACACAATTCTGAAATTGCTCAACTTCTGTTCCCTGATGATGTTCCTAAAGGGATACAATTCTGTGATGAAAAAGAAGCTCTTTACCGCAa ACTTGTTTCAGAAAAGATTAAGCCACTAGATGGGCTTATAAAGCTGACCAAATGGATCGAAGACCGTGGATTGAAACGAGCTGCGGTTACAAACGCTCCTAAAGAAAACGCAGAGCTAATGATATCAAAACTCGGTCTGACTGATTTCTTTCAAGCAGTGATACTTGGCTCTGAATGTGAATATCCAAAACCACACCCTGGACCTTACTTAAAGGCTCTTGAAATCCTTAACGTCTCAAAGGACCACACGCTAGTGTTCGAAGACTCCATCTCTGGGATAAAAGCTGGAGTTGCAGCTGGAATGCCTGTTATCGGACTCACTACAGGTAATCCAGCAAGCATCCTTGTACAAGCGAAACCTGCTTTTCTCATCGAGAACTATGCGGATCCTAAACTGTTGGCTGTGTTGGAAGAACTTGATAACAACAAGGGGACTTCTCAAAAGTCTTAA